One part of the Anopheles coustani chromosome 2, idAnoCousDA_361_x.2, whole genome shotgun sequence genome encodes these proteins:
- the LOC131264994 gene encoding longitudinals lacking protein, isoforms N/O/W/X/Y-like yields MLEPKVMIMDDGLARYVCPQCGVKYKKMSALRGHMKECGKGAQCPVCPKIVTQKQLWSDYYNFGSLTDDLYGRSDPGRQLSQQARLIAARKNGQNFPCLKCGKWYSTRSIMLRHMNHECGVEKKIQCKFCYKKFRRKWNLEQHIKRLHMSERSMS; encoded by the exons ATGCTGGAACCGAAGGTTATGATCATGGACGACGGCCTGGCACGCTACGTGTGTCCGCAGTGTGGCGTGAAGTACAAAAAGATGAGCGCCCTGCGCGGTCACATGAAGGAGTGTGGCAAGGGCGCCCAGTGCCCGGTCTGTCCGAAGATCGTAACACAGAAGC AGCTGTGGAGCGATTACTACAACTTCGGCTCGCTGACGGACGACCTGTACGGGCGGAGCGACCCGGGACGCCAGCTGAGCCAGCAGGCCCGGCTAATAGCGGCGCGCAAGAACGGTCAGAACTTTCCCTGCCTCAAGTGCGGCAAGTGGTACTCGACCCGCAGCATCATGCTGCGGCACATGAACCACGAGTGCGGCGTCGAGAAGAAGATCCAGTGCAAGTTTTGCTACAAAAAGTTCCGCCGCAAATGGAACCTGGAGCAGCACATCAAGCGACTGCACATGAGCGAACG TTCCATGTCCTAA
- the LOC131264993 gene encoding protein lingerer-like translates to MAPEGGEASGNDDGPSGGGGVGAEGAAGGPSSNAPGSDDQQQQHHSGTGSSGTGGGGGGGHSFGGHHSIDSGANSGNLSNSNEGKCGGSSGGSSSSSSSSSSSCSVGSNSDAAVVVAAVAATALALNQQQHHQEQHQQQPPPALSIGSSAAATAAAMAALVGGNVIADYMKCDVKGGFPLTSLASPPLGGGSSEGEGPSSQQSQQQHLVTATPLHLPSQSQALSLHQQLQQQQSASMPLLSPKSPPIDEQPCDLRMLTPATYLRELASGVSKESLASAAVAAVQLAASANTGSASTAAALPMPIFKGINKHAATEENAQLQTQIVKEEAQFTVPSVGKVEPLEDDDGGGQRNPPEQNDENDEDDGDDSDDDEDYVMSEKSGLARYGTSTSILTTAASLFEESHGALSFVPVGSNHHQMHPPVPQDTLSDDIALMVGRPDELGYFQCPIGTCDRKYKIKYSLLRHLRNECLADRRYACPKCDKKFCYSFILNRHLLKVHKESPGYY, encoded by the exons ATGGCACCAGAAG GTGGTGAAGCGAGCGGAAATGATGATGGACCATCCGGTGGAGGAGGGGTAGGAGCGGAAGGAGCTGCAGGCGGCCCCTCGTCAAACGCGCCCGGTAGTGAcgaccaacagcaacagcaccatAGTGGCACCGGTTCTTCCGGCACGGGCGGGGGAGGAGGCGGTGGTCATAGCTTTGGTGGTCACCACAGTATTGACAGTGGTGCCAACAGTGGCAACCTGAGTAATAGCAATGAGGGTAAATGTGGTGGCAGTAGTGGTGGAagtagtagcagcagtagcagtagcagcagcagttgttCTGTTGGCAGTAACAGCGATGCCGCAGTGGTAGTTGCTGCTGTGGCGGCCACTGCGCTCGCCTTgaatcagcagcagcatcatcaggagcaacaccagcagcaaccaCCGCCGGCGTTGTCGATTGGCTCCTCGGCTGCTGCGACGGCCGCTGCGATGGCGGCGCTGGTCGGTGGAAACGTGATAGCCGATTACATGAAATGTGACGTGAAGGGTGGCTTTCCGCTGACCTCCCTGGCCTCACCACCACtaggcggcggcagcagcgaGGGCGAGGGGCCGTCTTCGCAGCAGTCCCAGCAGCAACACCTGGTCACGGCAACCCCGTTGCATCTGCCATCGCAGTCGCAGGCGCTGTCGTTGCATCAgcagcttcagcagcagcaatccgCTTCGATGCCGTTGCTGTCCCCGAAATCGCCACCGATCGATGAGCAACCGTGCGATCTACGGATGCTCACGCCGGCCACCTATCTGCGCGAGCTTGCCAGCGGTGTCTCGAAGGAGTCACTCGCGTCGGcagcggtggcggcggtgcaGCTGGCCGCCTCGGCCAACACGGGCAGTGCCAGCACGGCGGCCGCCCTGCCGATGCCGATATTCAAGGGCATCA atAAGCATGCGGCGACGGAGGAGAATGCCCAGTTGCAGACACAGATTGTGAAAGAGGAAGCACAGTTTACTGTCCCATCGGTGGGAAAGGTTGAACCGCTGGAGGATGACGATGGTGGTGGGCAAAGGAACCCCCCCGAACAGAACGACGAaaatgatgaggatgatggcGACGatagtgatgatgatgaagactATGTGATGAGTGAAAAGTCTGGCCTAGCGCGATATGGCACGAGCACCAGCATCCTCACGACGGCGGCATCGCTGTTCGAGGAGTCGCACGGGGCCTTGTCGTTCGTGCCCGTCGGTTCAAACCACCATCAGATGCACCCGCCCGTGCCGCAGGATACCCTGAGCGACGACATAGCGCTGATGGTGGGGCGCCCGGACGAGTTGGGCTACTTTCAGTGTCCGATTGGAACGTGCGATCGAAA ATACAAGATCAAATACTCGCTGCTACGCCATCTGCGCAACGAGTGTCTCGCCGATCGGCGCTACGCTTGCCCGAAGTGTGATAAGAAGTTTTGTTACTCCTTCATTCTCAACCGGCACCTGCTGAAGGTGCACAAGGAAAGTCCGGGCTACTACTGA